One Bartonella kosoyi DNA segment encodes these proteins:
- the trpS gene encoding tryptophan--tRNA ligase produces MDTFTPLVFSGVQPSGHLHLGNYLGALQNWVELQNAYHCLYCVVDMHALTVNPDPLILRESTRTVTAAFLAAGIDPQKHIIFNQSRVFQHAELAWILNCVARIGWLQRMTQFKDKAGKDREKASLGLFAYPTLMAADILVYRATHVPVGEDQKQHVELTRDIAQKFNHDYAHRIADLNFGISMPTDEEKKQGFFPLPEALIGITAPRVMSLRDGTKKMSKSDPSDFSRINLTDDADLIAQKIRKAKTDSAPLPDSLDALKERPEVDNLLGIYAAFSKVSKEKVLLEFSGQQFSHFKTALADLAVHKLAPITEELRRLHQESGYIDSVLHDGAERASMLAEENMKKIREIVGFLHNI; encoded by the coding sequence ATGGATACCTTCACTCCCCTTGTTTTTTCCGGCGTACAACCGAGTGGTCACTTACATCTTGGCAATTATCTTGGAGCCCTTCAAAATTGGGTTGAACTACAAAATGCTTATCACTGCCTCTATTGTGTTGTGGATATGCATGCGCTCACCGTCAACCCAGATCCCCTTATTTTACGGGAATCCACCAGAACAGTGACTGCCGCCTTTCTAGCCGCCGGTATTGATCCCCAAAAACACATTATTTTCAACCAATCACGTGTTTTTCAACATGCTGAACTCGCCTGGATTTTAAATTGTGTTGCCCGTATCGGCTGGCTTCAACGTATGACACAATTTAAAGATAAAGCAGGAAAAGATCGCGAAAAAGCATCCCTTGGGCTTTTTGCCTATCCCACATTGATGGCGGCTGATATTTTAGTCTATCGTGCAACGCATGTTCCGGTAGGGGAAGATCAAAAACAGCATGTTGAACTCACACGCGATATTGCACAAAAGTTTAACCATGATTATGCCCACCGTATTGCTGACTTAAATTTTGGCATCTCTATGCCAACGGATGAAGAAAAAAAACAAGGCTTTTTTCCCCTCCCAGAAGCACTGATTGGAATAACCGCCCCACGCGTTATGTCCTTGCGTGATGGGACAAAAAAAATGTCAAAATCAGATCCTTCAGATTTCTCACGCATTAATTTGACCGATGATGCAGATCTTATTGCCCAAAAAATACGTAAAGCCAAAACAGATTCTGCGCCTCTTCCAGATTCTCTTGACGCTTTAAAAGAACGACCCGAAGTGGATAACCTGCTTGGTATTTACGCCGCCTTTTCCAAAGTGAGTAAAGAAAAAGTTCTTTTAGAGTTTTCTGGTCAACAATTTTCACATTTTAAAACAGCGCTAGCCGACCTTGCCGTCCATAAGCTTGCCCCTATAACAGAAGAGTTACGTCGTCTTCATCAAGAAAGCGGTTATATTGACTCTGTTTTGCATGATGGCGCAGAACGTGCTAGTATGCTCGCAGAAGAAAATATGAAAAAAATTCGTGAAATTGTTGGATTTTTGCACAATATATAA
- a CDS encoding universal stress protein — protein MISKPKNPKKEPKKKNLVIIDETPECRRAVAFAAQHAQNTNRTLVLLCVVDSIEFQHFLGVNNVMRTESTQSAHKILGDIASDVRTSHALETEIVVREGKKIDEISKLIDEDKRIALIVLAASGHAEGPGPLIQLIGNKGTAFSIPVIVIPSNLADEDIKSIA, from the coding sequence ATGATTTCTAAACCCAAAAATCCGAAAAAAGAGCCCAAGAAAAAAAACCTTGTCATCATCGATGAGACACCAGAGTGTCGGCGTGCCGTTGCGTTTGCTGCACAACATGCTCAAAACACCAATAGAACGTTGGTTTTGCTTTGTGTTGTTGATAGTATAGAATTTCAACATTTTTTGGGTGTAAACAACGTTATGCGCACAGAATCAACGCAAAGTGCTCATAAAATATTAGGAGATATTGCCAGTGATGTCCGCACTTCCCATGCGCTTGAAACAGAAATAGTGGTGCGTGAAGGAAAAAAAATTGATGAAATTTCTAAACTGATTGACGAAGATAAAAGAATTGCACTCATTGTTTTAGCCGCCAGCGGACATGCAGAAGGACCAGGCCCCCTTATCCAATTAATCGGGAATAAAGGAACAGCTTTTTCAATCCCTGTCATTGTCATTCCTAGCAATCTTGCTGATGAAGATATTAAGTCTATTGCCTAA
- a CDS encoding NifU family protein produces the protein MFIQTETTPNPATLKFLPGRVVLSEGVLEFRDREEAAKSSPLAAKLFNIPNVNGVFLGYDFITVSKKEGEWQHLKPIILGTIMEHFLSNEPVITTNATTQAKAHALNEEFYDEKDADIVLTIKELLETRIRPAVANDGGDITFRGFENGIVYLNMRGACAGCPSSTATLKHGIENLLRHFIPEVLGVEAMPQ, from the coding sequence ATGTTTATTCAAACTGAAACCACCCCAAACCCTGCAACACTTAAATTTCTCCCAGGGCGGGTGGTCCTTTCTGAAGGCGTCTTAGAATTTCGTGACCGTGAAGAAGCGGCTAAAAGTTCACCTTTGGCAGCTAAACTGTTTAATATTCCCAATGTCAATGGTGTCTTTTTAGGCTATGATTTCATCACTGTAAGCAAAAAAGAAGGGGAATGGCAACATCTCAAACCCATCATTTTAGGCACAATTATGGAGCATTTTCTCTCCAATGAGCCTGTCATTACCACCAACGCCACAACACAAGCAAAAGCCCATGCCCTTAATGAAGAATTTTATGACGAAAAAGACGCTGATATTGTCCTAACCATTAAAGAGCTGCTTGAAACACGCATTCGCCCAGCCGTTGCCAATGATGGTGGCGATATTACTTTTCGCGGGTTTGAAAATGGCATTGTTTATCTCAATATGCGGGGTGCCTGTGCTGGTTGTCCTTCTTCAACAGCAACGCTCAAACATGGTATTGAAAATCTTTTACGCCATTTTATCCCTGAAGTTTTAGGCGTTGAAGCCATGCCACAATAA
- a CDS encoding zinc ribbon domain-containing protein YjdM, whose product MTQYPKCPRCDCLYTYEEGESFVCPECAHEWPQKDDDTVLSEIVYDANGQILTNGDTVMVIKDLRVKGASSVLKGGTKVKNIRLVDGDHNIDCKIPGIGQMGLKSEFVKKV is encoded by the coding sequence ATGACCCAATATCCCAAGTGTCCTCGTTGTGATTGTCTTTATACTTATGAAGAAGGTGAAAGTTTTGTGTGTCCTGAATGTGCCCATGAATGGCCCCAAAAGGATGATGATACTGTTCTCTCCGAGATTGTTTATGATGCTAATGGTCAAATCTTGACCAACGGAGATACCGTTATGGTGATAAAAGACTTGAGAGTAAAAGGCGCTTCCTCTGTTTTAAAAGGAGGAACGAAGGTCAAGAATATTCGCTTGGTGGATGGGGATCATAATATCGATTGCAAAATTCCTGGGATTGGACAGATGGGGTTAAAGTCGGAATTTGTTAAAAAAGTTTAG
- a CDS encoding alpha-D-glucose phosphate-specific phosphoglucomutase: protein MTIKTVLTTAFEGQKPGTSGLRKKVSVFQQPHYVENFIQSLFENIGPLEGKMLILGGDGRTFNRTLLQIVLKMAVANGVSCVKMGRGGILSTPAVSHLIRKYHAHGGLILSASHNPGGPEGDCGIKYNIANGGPAPNSLCEAIFATSQRLSFYKILEAPDVELDRQGMTFMGAMQIEIIDPVADYVALMQEIFDFDCIAKAVARGLTLQFDAMHAVTGPYAHEIFEKCLGFSEGTVINGTPLPDFGGGHPDPNLVYAKALYDLLMSEQGPDLGAASDGDGDRNLIIGRQQYVSPSDSLAIMVEHAHLIKGYRQDIMGGIVGVARSMPTTPAADLVAEKCGLNFFETPTGWKFFGTLLDAGKVTFCGEESFGTGSHHIREKDGLWAVLFWLNLLAVTGKTVAQIVQQLWRTYGRFYALRHDYEEVEEDKALALLEHLRAHLPQAGTELFGFLVKKADDFTYHDPVDQSVSTRQGIRIFFENGARLVVRLSGTGTCGATLRLYFEQYEGDRRRHNLNPQDVLQPLQQVALKLLNIQQELGRDHPDIIT, encoded by the coding sequence ATGACCATAAAGACAGTTTTGACCACGGCTTTTGAGGGGCAAAAACCGGGAACATCTGGTTTGCGCAAAAAAGTGTCTGTTTTTCAACAACCCCATTATGTGGAAAATTTTATACAGTCTCTTTTTGAGAATATTGGACCTCTTGAAGGGAAAATGTTAATTCTTGGGGGAGATGGACGCACCTTTAATCGGACTCTCCTTCAGATTGTGTTGAAGATGGCGGTAGCAAATGGGGTTTCTTGTGTAAAAATGGGAAGGGGCGGTATTCTTTCTACACCTGCTGTTTCGCATCTTATTCGTAAATACCATGCGCATGGTGGGCTTATTCTTTCTGCAAGCCATAATCCTGGTGGTCCAGAGGGAGATTGTGGAATCAAATACAATATTGCCAATGGGGGACCGGCGCCTAATTCTTTATGTGAGGCTATTTTTGCAACATCGCAACGCCTTTCCTTTTATAAAATTCTTGAAGCGCCAGATGTTGAGTTAGATCGCCAAGGGATGACCTTTATGGGAGCTATGCAGATCGAGATTATTGATCCTGTTGCCGATTATGTTGCTTTGATGCAGGAAATTTTTGATTTTGATTGTATTGCTAAGGCTGTTGCTCGAGGTTTGACTTTGCAGTTTGATGCCATGCATGCGGTCACAGGACCTTATGCGCATGAAATTTTTGAAAAATGTTTAGGATTTTCTGAAGGGACGGTGATCAATGGCACTCCTTTGCCAGATTTTGGAGGCGGTCATCCAGATCCCAATTTGGTTTATGCCAAGGCTCTTTATGATTTATTGATGTCAGAGCAAGGACCAGATCTTGGTGCCGCATCTGATGGCGATGGTGATCGTAACCTCATTATTGGACGTCAGCAATATGTCTCACCTTCTGATTCCTTGGCAATTATGGTAGAACATGCCCATCTTATTAAAGGGTATCGCCAAGATATTATGGGGGGCATTGTGGGGGTTGCGCGCTCTATGCCAACAACGCCTGCTGCAGATTTGGTTGCTGAAAAATGCGGATTAAACTTTTTTGAAACGCCAACAGGGTGGAAGTTTTTTGGAACGCTTTTGGATGCTGGGAAAGTAACCTTTTGTGGTGAAGAAAGCTTTGGAACCGGCTCTCATCATATCCGCGAAAAAGATGGTTTATGGGCTGTCTTATTTTGGTTAAATCTTTTAGCAGTAACAGGAAAAACAGTTGCACAAATTGTGCAACAGCTTTGGCGCACCTATGGGCGCTTTTACGCACTGCGTCATGATTATGAAGAAGTTGAAGAAGACAAGGCTTTGGCTTTACTCGAACACTTGCGAGCGCACTTACCACAAGCTGGAACAGAACTTTTTGGATTTTTGGTCAAAAAAGCAGATGATTTTACCTATCATGATCCTGTTGATCAGAGCGTGAGCACGCGGCAAGGGATCCGTATTTTTTTCGAGAATGGCGCACGATTGGTGGTGCGTTTATCGGGAACAGGGACGTGTGGTGCAACCTTACGGCTTTATTTTGAACAATATGAAGGGGATCGGCGCAGACACAATTTAAATCCCCAAGACGTTCTTCAACCTTTGCAACAGGTGGCCCTAAAACTGTTAAACATACAACAAGAATTGGGACGAGACCACCCTGATATTATCACATGA